In Georgenia soli, a genomic segment contains:
- a CDS encoding DUF222 domain-containing protein → MDAERGRQVGGWCCPEDGWRGPCAHLRALAGRAGAEERVARARELSTVGLAGLGVLLEAGDPWAQEVLADLIGPDDSPATATPTCDGEGGAVLAGLAPAGFTRTGALPDDDAGHGNDAADEPGTGTGGTACQVAGAGDPTGDTDASGESDADDAEGVGPAWSRALRRRMETVFDPGEDVSVLGVGIAALAGMRAGADLAAVLTGTHTRTLGRAAGIEVLAAHRRIESWAAGQVARAAAGLSDAATFFAHPAVEKPVDVTAEEIAMRLAVSRQEARTLITVGHGLTRTFTETAAAVAAGVVDYPKARAIVTTLATSPVPVAVQVEHDVLEEADGRTVAQVRRDLAKALVTVDPADAQARHARARAKRHVNHTRALPDGMGSIYAVLPAQDCVQVDLTLNRPGFRGGFLPWKDRSHVEDDEAVPGGAQAARCAHGPGAPAGLHQRVRGDQDDRGKAGGRARDAA, encoded by the coding sequence ATGGATGCGGAGCGGGGTCGGCAGGTTGGCGGGTGGTGCTGCCCGGAGGACGGGTGGCGTGGCCCGTGCGCGCATCTGCGGGCCCTGGCCGGGCGGGCGGGCGCGGAGGAGCGCGTGGCCCGGGCGCGGGAGCTGTCGACCGTGGGGCTGGCGGGGCTGGGGGTGCTGCTCGAGGCCGGGGACCCGTGGGCGCAGGAGGTGCTGGCGGACCTGATCGGCCCGGACGACTCCCCGGCCACGGCCACTCCGACGTGCGACGGCGAGGGCGGGGCCGTGCTGGCGGGCCTGGCGCCGGCCGGGTTCACCCGCACCGGCGCCCTCCCGGACGACGACGCCGGTCACGGCAACGACGCCGCCGACGAGCCCGGCACGGGCACCGGCGGGACCGCGTGCCAGGTCGCCGGGGCCGGCGACCCCACCGGTGACACCGACGCCAGCGGTGAGTCGGACGCGGATGACGCGGAGGGGGTCGGGCCGGCGTGGTCGCGGGCGTTGCGGCGGCGGATGGAGACGGTGTTCGACCCGGGGGAGGACGTCTCGGTGCTCGGGGTCGGGATCGCGGCCCTGGCCGGGATGCGCGCCGGGGCCGACCTGGCCGCGGTGCTGACCGGCACGCACACCCGCACCCTGGGGCGGGCGGCGGGGATCGAGGTCCTCGCCGCCCACCGCCGCATCGAGAGCTGGGCCGCGGGGCAGGTCGCCCGCGCCGCCGCCGGCCTGTCCGACGCGGCGACCTTCTTCGCCCACCCGGCGGTCGAGAAACCGGTGGACGTCACCGCCGAGGAGATCGCCATGCGCCTGGCCGTCTCCCGCCAGGAGGCCCGCACCCTCATCACCGTCGGGCACGGCCTGACCCGCACCTTCACCGAGACCGCCGCCGCCGTGGCCGCCGGGGTGGTGGACTACCCCAAGGCCCGGGCCATCGTGACCACCCTGGCCACCTCCCCCGTCCCCGTCGCCGTCCAGGTCGAGCACGACGTGCTGGAGGAGGCCGACGGGCGCACCGTGGCCCAGGTCCGCCGCGACCTGGCCAAGGCCCTGGTCACCGTCGACCCCGCCGACGCCCAGGCCCGTCACGCCCGCGCCCGGGCGAAACGGCACGTCAACCACACCCGGGCCCTGCCCGACGGGATGGGCTCGATCTACGCCGTCCTGCCCGCCCAGGACTGCGTCCAGGTCGACCTGACCCTGAACCGCCCCGGGTTCCGTGGAGGGTTCCTTCCTTGGAAGGATCGATCTCATGTCGAAGACGACGAAGCGGTACCCGGAGGAGCTCAAGCAGCGCGCTGTGCGCATGGTCCTGGAGCACCGGCAGGACTACACCAGCGAGTACGAGGCGATCAGGACGATCGCGGAAAGGCTGGGGGTCGGGCACGAGACGCTGCGTAA
- a CDS encoding LLM class F420-dependent oxidoreductase gives MDLRIFTEPQQGASYDDQLAMAQRADELGFDAFFRSDHYLRMGDGDPLPGPTDSWTTLAGLARETSRIRLGTLVSSATFRHPGILAVQVAQVDQMSRGRVELGLGTGWFAEEHSMLGVPFPEKRFGMLEEQLEIVTGLWSTPVGERYSFDGKHYQLSDNPGLPKPAQSPVPIVVGGNGPRRTPRLAARFGSEYNQSFPEKDTIAPQIARVRDACEETGRNPDDLTYSVAFVACVGSDEAEVQRRADAIGREPAELREHGLAGSPAEVLDGIGALAEIGVSRVYLQCLDISDLEHLDLIASEVMAKLD, from the coding sequence ATGGACCTTCGCATCTTCACCGAGCCTCAGCAGGGCGCCTCCTACGACGACCAGCTCGCCATGGCGCAGCGCGCCGACGAGCTCGGCTTCGACGCCTTCTTCCGCTCGGACCACTACCTGCGCATGGGCGACGGCGACCCCCTGCCCGGTCCCACGGACTCCTGGACCACGCTGGCCGGCCTGGCCCGCGAGACCTCGCGGATCCGCCTCGGCACCCTCGTCTCCTCGGCGACCTTCCGCCACCCCGGCATCCTCGCCGTGCAGGTGGCCCAGGTGGACCAGATGTCCCGCGGGCGCGTGGAGCTCGGCCTCGGCACCGGCTGGTTCGCGGAGGAGCACTCCATGCTCGGCGTGCCGTTCCCGGAGAAGCGGTTCGGGATGCTCGAGGAGCAGCTCGAGATCGTCACCGGCCTGTGGTCCACGCCGGTCGGCGAGCGCTACAGCTTCGACGGCAAGCACTACCAGCTGTCGGACAACCCGGGACTGCCCAAGCCCGCGCAGTCGCCGGTCCCGATCGTCGTCGGCGGCAACGGCCCGCGCCGCACCCCGCGCCTGGCCGCCCGGTTCGGGAGCGAGTACAACCAGTCCTTCCCGGAGAAGGACACGATCGCCCCGCAGATCGCCCGCGTGCGTGACGCCTGCGAGGAGACTGGCCGCAACCCCGACGACCTCACCTACTCCGTCGCGTTCGTGGCCTGCGTCGGCTCCGACGAGGCCGAGGTGCAGCGCCGGGCGGACGCGATCGGCCGCGAGCCCGCCGAGCTGCGCGAGCACGGCCTCGCCGGCAGCCCGGCCGAGGTCCTCGACGGCATCGGCGCCCTCGCGGAGATCGGCGTGAGCCGCGTGTACCTGCAGTGCCTCGACATCTCCGACCTCGAGCACCTGGACCTCATCGCCTCCGAGGTGATGGCCAAGCTCGACTAG
- a CDS encoding ABC transporter ATP-binding protein codes for MGAVAIRDVVKRFGHTVALDGLDLDVAEGEVHGLLGPNGAGKSTTIRLLLGLLRADAGTLRLLGGDPWTQAPELHRRLAYVPGDVALWPNLTGGEVIDLLGRLRGGLDPVRRDALIERFELDPRKKGATYSKGNRQKVALVAALASDVELLLLDEPTAGLDPLMEAEFRRVVLERREGCTVLLSSHILSEVEHLCDRVSIVRAGRVVESGTLTQLRHLTRTQVVADLPGPVPDELVRLSGVHDAVVDGHRLACQVDDAALAGLVARLGALGVRSLSSSPPTLEELFLRHYQDAPAVR; via the coding sequence ATGGGCGCCGTCGCCATCCGGGACGTGGTCAAGCGGTTCGGGCACACCGTCGCGCTGGACGGTCTCGACCTGGACGTGGCCGAGGGTGAGGTGCACGGTCTCCTCGGGCCGAACGGCGCCGGCAAGTCGACCACCATCCGCCTCCTCCTGGGGCTGCTGCGCGCCGACGCCGGGACGCTGCGGCTGCTGGGCGGCGACCCGTGGACGCAGGCGCCCGAGCTGCACCGGCGGCTGGCCTACGTGCCGGGTGACGTCGCCCTGTGGCCGAACCTCACCGGCGGCGAGGTCATCGACCTGCTCGGCCGGCTGCGCGGCGGCCTGGACCCGGTTCGCCGCGACGCCCTGATCGAGCGCTTCGAGCTCGACCCGCGCAAGAAGGGCGCGACCTACTCCAAGGGCAACCGGCAGAAGGTGGCGCTCGTGGCGGCGCTGGCCTCCGACGTCGAGCTGCTGCTCCTCGACGAGCCCACCGCCGGCCTCGACCCGCTCATGGAGGCCGAGTTCCGCCGCGTGGTGCTGGAGCGCCGGGAGGGCTGCACCGTGCTGCTGAGCAGCCACATCCTCTCCGAGGTGGAGCACCTGTGCGACCGGGTCAGCATCGTCCGGGCCGGCCGGGTGGTGGAGAGCGGGACGCTGACCCAGCTGCGTCACCTCACCCGGACGCAGGTGGTGGCGGACCTGCCCGGGCCCGTCCCGGACGAGCTGGTGCGGCTCTCCGGGGTGCACGACGCCGTCGTCGACGGCCACCGGCTCGCGTGCCAGGTCGACGACGCCGCCCTGGCCGGCCTGGTCGCCCGTCTCGGCGCCCTCGGGGTGCGCAGCCTCTCCTCCAGCCCGCCGACGCTGGAGGAGCTGTTCCTGCGCCACTACCAGGACGCCCCGGCCGTGCGATGA
- a CDS encoding ABC transporter permease, which yields MNGLGTLVRLGARRNRLYLAVWLLGLFVVVPATATAYEQVIPDPVQAGPIIEGLSNNPTMRAMLGPPFSLVEPGGFTVWRVGTFVATVAGVMAILATVRLTRADEEAGRTELVRSGVVGRHVPLVAAVLVSLAACAVLGVLVTAGMAGAGTDATGSVAFGLGMALTAAVFVGVGAFAAQLTSSARTARGIALAVLGAAYLLRALADGVAADSPVRRLQWVSPVEWMALARPYADERWWVLLLPAALTAVLVALAVRLEARRDHGSGPWPPRPGPPGAGALLSSPAGLAWRLQRGTIFGWTIGLLVFSVAIGSLTTSFSSMFQDVPRLEMVLRRMGAGAEELTQGFFVAMLSIVVLVVAALGLQLLGRLHQEETAGHAEVVLSTAVRRTGFAGSHLQLALVVPTVLILASGALMAVPQAVADGDPGVVGDVVSGAAALLPGVWLVAGLGMLLLGWLPRLGWVAWLVVGWSLVVTWIGALLNLPDWLLELTPFAQLPQLPVEAMRWTPVLVTAAIAAGLVVLGLVGYRRRDLAAS from the coding sequence ATGAACGGCCTGGGCACGCTGGTCCGGCTCGGGGCCCGGCGCAACCGCCTGTACCTGGCGGTGTGGCTGCTCGGGCTGTTCGTCGTCGTGCCCGCCACGGCCACGGCCTACGAGCAGGTGATCCCCGACCCGGTGCAGGCTGGACCGATCATCGAGGGGCTGTCCAACAACCCCACCATGCGGGCGATGCTCGGCCCCCCGTTCTCGCTGGTGGAGCCCGGCGGGTTCACGGTCTGGCGGGTCGGCACCTTCGTCGCCACGGTCGCCGGCGTGATGGCGATCCTCGCGACCGTCCGCCTCACCCGGGCCGACGAGGAGGCAGGCCGCACGGAGCTGGTCCGCTCCGGCGTCGTGGGGCGTCACGTCCCGCTGGTCGCCGCGGTCCTGGTAAGTCTGGCCGCGTGCGCGGTGCTCGGGGTGCTGGTCACCGCCGGCATGGCCGGCGCGGGGACCGACGCGACCGGCTCGGTGGCGTTCGGGCTCGGGATGGCGCTGACCGCGGCGGTCTTCGTGGGCGTCGGCGCGTTCGCGGCCCAGCTGACCAGCTCCGCCCGCACCGCGCGCGGGATCGCCCTCGCGGTGCTGGGCGCGGCCTACCTGCTCCGCGCCCTGGCCGACGGCGTCGCCGCGGACTCCCCGGTGCGTCGCCTGCAGTGGGTCTCGCCGGTGGAGTGGATGGCGCTGGCGCGCCCCTACGCGGACGAGCGCTGGTGGGTCCTCCTGCTCCCCGCCGCCCTGACCGCCGTGCTGGTGGCTCTCGCGGTGCGCCTGGAGGCCCGGCGCGACCACGGCTCCGGGCCATGGCCGCCCCGCCCGGGCCCGCCGGGGGCCGGCGCGCTGCTCTCCTCCCCCGCCGGGCTGGCGTGGCGGCTGCAGCGCGGCACCATTTTCGGCTGGACGATCGGTCTGCTGGTGTTCTCGGTGGCCATCGGCTCGCTGACCACCAGCTTCTCGTCGATGTTCCAGGACGTGCCGCGCCTGGAGATGGTCCTGCGCCGGATGGGTGCCGGCGCCGAGGAGCTCACCCAGGGGTTCTTCGTGGCCATGCTCAGCATCGTGGTGCTCGTCGTGGCGGCGCTCGGGCTGCAGCTGCTGGGGCGGCTGCACCAGGAGGAGACCGCGGGCCACGCAGAGGTGGTCCTCTCTACGGCGGTGCGGCGCACCGGGTTCGCCGGCTCGCACCTCCAGCTGGCCCTGGTGGTGCCTACCGTGCTGATCCTGGCGAGCGGTGCGCTGATGGCCGTGCCGCAGGCGGTCGCCGACGGCGACCCCGGCGTGGTGGGCGACGTCGTCTCCGGCGCGGCGGCCCTGCTGCCCGGGGTGTGGCTGGTGGCGGGCCTGGGGATGCTGCTGCTCGGCTGGCTGCCGCGCCTCGGGTGGGTGGCCTGGCTGGTGGTCGGATGGTCCCTGGTGGTCACGTGGATCGGGGCGCTGCTGAACCTGCCCGACTGGCTGCTCGAGCTGACGCCGTTCGCGCAGCTGCCGCAGCTGCCGGTCGAGGCGATGCGCTGGACGCCGGTCCTGGTCACGGCGGCGATCGCCGCCGGGCTCGTGGTGCTCGGCCTGGTGGGCTACCGCCGTCGGGACCTCGCCGCGAGCTGA
- a CDS encoding YdeI/OmpD-associated family protein codes for MTEDELVLPDVAAWRAWLAENHASSDGVWLVVGKKNGTTTALTYEPAVLEALCFGWIDGQARRRDEHTYAQRMTPRRPRSPWSASNVRRVAELEAEGRMTEAGRAAVRAAQADGRWDRAYVGQADAEPPPDLVAALDAEPRARAMFDILTRSNRFAVIYRVTEAKRPETRARRIAGFVESLARGEPPYPQKRRLEDLPG; via the coding sequence ATGACCGAGGACGAGCTGGTACTGCCCGACGTGGCCGCCTGGCGTGCGTGGCTGGCGGAGAACCATGCCTCCAGCGACGGTGTGTGGCTCGTCGTCGGCAAGAAGAACGGGACGACGACGGCCCTCACCTACGAGCCCGCCGTGCTCGAGGCTCTGTGCTTCGGCTGGATCGACGGCCAGGCCCGGCGCCGCGACGAGCACACCTACGCGCAGCGGATGACCCCGCGGCGGCCGAGGAGCCCGTGGTCGGCCAGCAACGTCAGGCGCGTCGCCGAGCTCGAGGCGGAGGGCCGGATGACGGAGGCCGGGCGTGCGGCCGTCCGCGCCGCCCAGGCCGACGGGCGCTGGGACAGGGCGTACGTGGGGCAGGCGGACGCCGAGCCGCCCCCGGACCTGGTCGCGGCGCTCGACGCCGAGCCGCGGGCGCGGGCGATGTTCGACATCCTGACGAGGTCGAACCGCTTCGCCGTCATCTACCGGGTGACCGAGGCGAAGCGGCCCGAGACACGGGCGCGCCGGATCGCGGGATTCGTCGAGTCGCTCGCGCGCGGCGAGCCGCCGTACCCCCAGAAGCGGCGGCTGGAGGACCTGCCCGGCTGA
- a CDS encoding LLM class F420-dependent oxidoreductase, giving the protein MDDDATPLRLGFSTGYWSAGPPTGAAEAVAAADDLGLDSVWTAEAYGSDALTPLAWWGASTRRVRLGTAVAQMSARTPTATAMAAMTLDHLSGGRFVLGLGASGPQVVEGWYGQPYPRPLERTREYVDIVRQVLRREEPVRLDGAHYQLPLRGGTGQGKALRPTIHPLRTDLPIHLAAQGPKNTALAAEIADGWLPFLFSPRLSATYAEHLAAGFARRARERSPSLAFEVSAAVPVALGKDVEEAADTLRPYFALYIGGMGSESTNFHREAVERLGYEAACAEIARRWADGDRPGAVAAVPTELVLDVALAGSPAQLREQLAAWQASVVTTLIIQTDPRTLPAVVRALQV; this is encoded by the coding sequence ATGGACGACGACGCCACCCCGCTCCGCCTCGGGTTCTCCACCGGCTACTGGTCGGCCGGGCCGCCGACCGGCGCGGCGGAGGCCGTCGCCGCCGCGGACGACCTCGGGCTCGACTCCGTCTGGACCGCCGAGGCCTACGGCTCGGACGCGCTCACGCCGCTCGCGTGGTGGGGCGCCAGCACCCGGCGGGTGCGGCTGGGCACAGCCGTCGCGCAGATGTCCGCCCGCACCCCGACGGCCACGGCGATGGCCGCCATGACGCTGGACCACCTCTCCGGCGGACGGTTCGTCCTGGGCCTGGGCGCCTCCGGGCCGCAGGTGGTCGAGGGCTGGTACGGCCAGCCGTACCCGCGCCCGCTCGAGCGCACCCGCGAGTACGTCGACATCGTCCGCCAGGTGCTGCGCCGCGAGGAGCCCGTCCGGCTCGACGGCGCCCACTACCAGCTGCCGCTGCGGGGCGGCACCGGCCAGGGCAAGGCGCTGCGCCCCACCATCCACCCGCTGCGCACCGACCTGCCGATCCACCTCGCGGCGCAGGGTCCCAAGAACACGGCGCTGGCCGCCGAGATCGCCGACGGGTGGCTGCCGTTCCTGTTCTCCCCCCGCCTGTCCGCCACCTACGCGGAGCACCTCGCGGCCGGGTTCGCGCGCCGGGCACGGGAGCGGTCGCCGTCGTTGGCGTTCGAGGTCTCGGCGGCGGTGCCGGTGGCCCTCGGGAAGGACGTCGAGGAGGCCGCCGACACCCTGCGGCCGTACTTCGCCCTCTACATCGGCGGCATGGGGTCGGAGTCGACGAACTTCCACCGCGAGGCCGTCGAGCGGCTGGGGTACGAGGCGGCGTGCGCGGAGATCGCCCGGCGGTGGGCCGACGGCGACCGCCCCGGCGCCGTGGCGGCGGTCCCCACCGAACTGGTGCTCGACGTCGCCCTCGCGGGCAGCCCGGCCCAGCTGCGCGAGCAGCTCGCCGCGTGGCAGGCCAGCGTTGTCACCACCCTCATCATCCAGACGGACCCTCGGACCCTGCCCGCCGTCGTCAGGGCGCTGCAGGTCTGA
- a CDS encoding AAA family ATPase codes for MGDEQGHDGGTRPVAVLTCGPAGAGKTTYARELERQGYVRLSHDVEVRRRFGRYGRDTPFERFEEYNDAVRPVVKERLAELLRQGRDVVVDLSLWRRADRDAYKAIVEAAGGRWRLVYFDVAPEELRRRLRARRSRDDADAFPVPDELLERFLAGFEVPAGEGEEVVRPAAP; via the coding sequence ATGGGGGACGAGCAAGGGCACGACGGAGGCACCCGCCCGGTCGCGGTGCTGACGTGCGGGCCGGCCGGCGCGGGCAAGACCACCTACGCCCGGGAGCTCGAGCGGCAGGGCTACGTGCGGCTCTCCCACGACGTCGAGGTGCGGCGGCGGTTCGGCCGCTACGGCCGCGACACCCCCTTCGAGCGGTTCGAGGAGTACAACGACGCCGTCCGCCCGGTCGTGAAGGAGCGGCTGGCCGAGCTGCTTCGCCAGGGCCGCGACGTCGTCGTCGACCTCTCGCTCTGGCGCCGGGCCGACCGGGACGCCTACAAGGCGATCGTCGAGGCCGCCGGCGGGCGCTGGCGCCTCGTGTACTTCGACGTGGCGCCGGAGGAGCTGCGGCGCCGTCTCCGTGCCCGGCGCTCGCGGGACGACGCCGACGCCTTCCCTGTCCCCGACGAGCTCCTCGAGCGTTTCCTCGCCGGTTTCGAGGTTCCGGCCGGCGAGGGCGAGGAGGTCGTCAGACCTGCAGCGCCCTGA
- a CDS encoding GyrI-like domain-containing protein — protein sequence MGDIHLIELPEQAVAGVRQRIRMDEMTTIFDTRFQEVLQALQSAGVAPAGAPYARYHGDIGETVDVEIGFPVSEPFPGSGDVQGETLPAARAVETIHEGTYDRLPETYEAVARWMTEHDLQRLDQSWEIYEAGPESDPDPGTWRTRVVFPVSGPQVEP from the coding sequence ATGGGCGACATCCACCTCATCGAGCTCCCAGAGCAGGCCGTGGCCGGCGTGCGCCAGCGGATCCGCATGGACGAGATGACCACCATCTTCGACACCCGCTTCCAGGAGGTGCTCCAGGCGCTGCAGTCGGCCGGGGTCGCACCGGCCGGCGCGCCCTACGCCCGGTATCACGGCGACATCGGCGAGACGGTCGACGTCGAGATCGGCTTCCCGGTCAGCGAGCCGTTCCCCGGGTCGGGCGACGTCCAGGGCGAGACCCTGCCGGCGGCCCGGGCGGTCGAGACGATCCACGAGGGCACGTACGACCGCCTCCCCGAGACGTACGAGGCCGTCGCGCGCTGGATGACCGAGCACGACCTGCAGCGGCTCGACCAGTCGTGGGAGATCTACGAGGCCGGCCCCGAGTCCGACCCGGACCCCGGCACCTGGCGCACCCGCGTGGTCTTCCCCGTCTCGGGGCCGCAGGTCGAGCCGTAG
- a CDS encoding phosphoribosyltransferase family protein, protein MTRQEPYADRREAGRDLADQLAEYAGRDDVVVLGLPRGGVPVAAVVAQALGAPLDVVVVRKLGVPGQPELAMGAITGVGEDVVLVRNERVLGHTGVREHAFQRVLTAERAELRRREELYRGDRPPVPVRGKVVILVDDGLATGSSMRAAIAALRRQEPARLVVAVPVGSASSCAVVGQEADDVVCAWAPEPFYGVGQGYYDFSQTSDAEVRDLLATSRAQWDSAGRDDGAPRAGGDAAPRGDRPVLEDAVRIPVGWATLDADLTVPGRPRAVVVFAHGSGSGRHSPRNRHVAAALNRAGYATLLMDLLTEDEERVDLRTRELRFDIGLLATRLTGAVDWWTAEHGTDLPVITFGASTGAAAALITAAERSAVVGVVSRGGRPDLAGGALGRVVVPVLLVVGGLDHQVLDLNRRAAAAIPGPVELDVVPGATHLFEEPGTLDEVVRLTVAALDRWLASPAG, encoded by the coding sequence ATGACGCGCCAGGAGCCGTACGCCGACCGTCGCGAGGCCGGGCGGGACCTCGCCGACCAGCTGGCCGAGTACGCGGGTCGGGACGACGTCGTCGTGCTCGGCCTGCCACGCGGCGGTGTCCCGGTGGCCGCGGTGGTCGCGCAGGCCCTGGGGGCGCCGCTCGACGTGGTGGTGGTGCGCAAGCTCGGCGTGCCGGGCCAGCCCGAGCTGGCGATGGGCGCCATCACCGGCGTGGGCGAGGACGTGGTGCTCGTGCGCAACGAGCGCGTCCTCGGGCACACCGGGGTGCGCGAGCACGCGTTCCAGCGGGTGCTGACCGCGGAGCGTGCCGAGCTGCGACGGCGGGAGGAGCTCTACCGCGGTGACCGCCCGCCGGTGCCCGTGCGCGGCAAGGTGGTGATCCTGGTCGACGACGGGCTCGCCACGGGGTCGTCCATGCGGGCGGCCATCGCGGCGCTGCGCCGCCAGGAGCCCGCGCGGCTCGTTGTTGCCGTGCCCGTGGGGTCGGCGTCGAGCTGCGCGGTGGTGGGCCAGGAGGCCGACGACGTCGTCTGCGCCTGGGCGCCGGAACCGTTCTACGGGGTGGGGCAGGGCTACTACGACTTCTCCCAGACCTCCGACGCGGAGGTGCGGGACCTGCTCGCCACCTCGCGCGCGCAGTGGGACAGTGCCGGGCGTGACGACGGCGCACCACGCGCCGGCGGCGACGCCGCGCCCCGCGGGGACCGGCCGGTCCTCGAGGACGCGGTCCGGATCCCCGTGGGCTGGGCGACCCTCGACGCCGACCTCACCGTGCCGGGGAGGCCGCGGGCCGTCGTCGTCTTCGCGCACGGGTCGGGCAGCGGGCGCCACAGCCCACGCAACCGGCACGTGGCCGCGGCGCTCAACCGGGCCGGGTACGCGACGCTGCTCATGGACCTGCTCACCGAGGACGAGGAACGCGTCGACCTGCGCACCCGTGAGCTGCGCTTCGACATCGGCCTCCTCGCCACCCGCCTGACCGGCGCGGTGGACTGGTGGACGGCGGAGCACGGGACCGACCTGCCGGTGATCACGTTCGGTGCCAGCACGGGTGCGGCGGCGGCGCTGATCACCGCGGCGGAACGCTCCGCCGTCGTCGGCGTCGTCTCCCGCGGCGGGCGGCCCGACCTGGCGGGCGGCGCGCTCGGGCGCGTCGTCGTGCCCGTGCTCCTCGTGGTCGGCGGCCTCGACCACCAGGTGCTCGACCTCAACCGGCGGGCGGCGGCCGCGATCCCCGGACCGGTGGAGCTCGACGTCGTCCCGGGCGCCACGCACCTGTTCGAGGAGCCCGGCACGCTCGACGAGGTGGTCCGGCTGACCGTCGCCGCCCTCGACCGGTGGCTGGCGTCCCCGGCCGGCTGA
- a CDS encoding VOC family protein, with amino-acid sequence MTVLTREGTTMSGELAFFELGVQDAARGRRFYESLFGWAFSRGPSGGDGGMITTPNVPGGIHGGDAGASPYLFFRVDDIDAAVARVRELGGSVDGTDVEGDEEVQASYGRFVLCRDDQGSPFGLYQAPKGSATTG; translated from the coding sequence GTGACGGTCCTGACGAGGGAAGGGACGACGATGTCCGGTGAGCTGGCCTTCTTCGAGCTCGGCGTCCAGGACGCCGCCCGCGGTCGCAGGTTCTACGAGTCGCTGTTCGGCTGGGCGTTCTCGCGCGGCCCTTCCGGCGGCGACGGCGGCATGATCACCACGCCCAACGTGCCGGGCGGGATCCACGGCGGCGACGCCGGCGCGTCGCCGTACCTGTTCTTCCGGGTCGACGACATCGACGCCGCCGTCGCCCGGGTCCGCGAGCTCGGCGGGTCGGTGGACGGCACCGACGTCGAGGGCGACGAGGAGGTCCAGGCCTCGTACGGCCGCTTCGTGCTGTGTCGGGACGACCAGGGCTCGCCGTTCGGGCTCTACCAGGCGCCGAAGGGATCAGCGACGACGGGCTGA
- a CDS encoding DUF4386 domain-containing protein, which translates to MAPTAPTETPARTRMSSPRKIALLAGALYLTTFLASIPAVFLLDPVLNDPSYIVGPGQDTRVLLGGLLDIVNALACIGTAVVLFPVVRRQSEALALGFVAARILEAAIIFVGVMSLLAVVTLRQDLGGTAGADAGSLIAVGAALVAVRDWSFLFGPGLAVANALLLGTLMYRSRLVPRVIPLMGLVGAPLLLASNTATMFGINDQFSLLSLVALPGIFFWELSLGVYLVVKGFRPSPLTEAPSVGSGSGSGDMRALAR; encoded by the coding sequence ATGGCCCCCACCGCGCCCACCGAGACGCCAGCCAGAACCCGCATGAGCTCGCCGAGGAAGATCGCGCTGCTGGCGGGTGCGCTCTACCTGACCACCTTCCTGGCGTCGATCCCCGCCGTCTTCCTGCTCGACCCGGTGCTGAACGACCCGAGCTACATCGTCGGGCCGGGCCAGGACACACGCGTCCTTCTCGGCGGCCTTCTCGACATCGTCAACGCCCTGGCCTGCATCGGCACCGCCGTCGTGCTGTTCCCCGTGGTCAGGCGGCAGAGCGAGGCTCTCGCCCTCGGCTTCGTCGCGGCCCGGATCCTCGAGGCCGCGATCATCTTCGTCGGCGTCATGAGCCTCCTCGCGGTCGTCACCCTGCGGCAGGACCTCGGCGGCACGGCCGGTGCGGACGCGGGATCGCTGATCGCCGTCGGGGCGGCGCTCGTCGCGGTCCGTGACTGGTCCTTCCTGTTCGGGCCGGGCCTCGCCGTCGCCAACGCCCTGCTCCTGGGCACGCTGATGTACCGGTCCCGGCTCGTGCCGCGCGTGATCCCGCTGATGGGTCTCGTCGGGGCGCCGCTGCTCCTCGCGTCCAACACCGCGACGATGTTCGGCATCAACGACCAGTTCTCGCTGCTGTCCCTGGTCGCTCTGCCCGGGATCTTCTTCTGGGAGCTCTCGCTCGGCGTCTACCTGGTGGTCAAGGGGTTCAGGCCCTCGCCCCTCACCGAGGCACCGAGCGTCGGAAGCGGGTCGGGCTCCGGAGACATGCGCGCCCTTGCCCGCTGA